GCTCATCTCCCATCCGAGTTGCGAGGAAGAGCAGTATCTCTTCGCCGCCATCCGCAAGCGGCTGGAATTGGATCCCGACTGGTATACACGGACGGCGGGCAAGATTCGCGGCGTCACCGAGGAAACCACCACCGGCGTGCACCGTCTCTACCAGATGCACAAGGAGGGGCGCCTCAAGTTTCCCGCCATCAACGTCAACGATTCGGTGACCAAGTCCAAGTTCGACAATATCTACGGCTGTCGCGAATCCCTGGTGGACGGCATCAAGCGCGCCACCGACGTGATGATCGCCGGCAAGGTCGCGGTGATCTGCGGCTACGGCGAGGTCGGCAAGGGTTGCGCCCAGGCGATGCGCGGTTTGCAGGCCCAGGTGTGGGTCACGGAGATCGATCCCATCTGCGCCCTGCAGGCGGCCATGGAAGGCTATAAGGTCGTAACCATGGAGTATGCTTGCGACAAGGCCGACATTTTCGTGACCACCACGGGCAACATCAATGTCATCACCCATGCGCACATGCAGCAGATGAAGAACAACGCCATCGTCTGCAACATCGGGCACTTCGACAACGAAATCGAAGTGGCGGCCCTGCGTCGATACACCTGGGAGAATATCAAACCCCAGGTCGACCACATCATCTTCCCGGACGGCAAGCGCATCATCCTGCTCGCCGAGGGGCGCCTGGTCAATCTGGGGTGCGCCACCGGGCATCCCAGCTATGTGATGAGTTCCTCCTTCGCCAATCAGGTGCTGGCGCAGATCGAGTTGTGGACGCAGCCCGAGAAATATCCCGTGGGCGTCTACATTCTGCCCAAGCATCTCGACGAAAT
The sequence above is drawn from the Geoalkalibacter sp. genome and encodes:
- the ahcY gene encoding adenosylhomocysteinase, which gives rise to MQSTTPSMQDYIIKDLSLAAWGRKEMNIAETEMPGLMAIREQYAAARPLRGARIAGSLHMTIQTAVLIETLTALGAEVRWASCNIFSTQDHAAAAIAASGIPVFAYKGETLEEYWDYTHRIFEWADGGSANMILDDGGDATLLLHLGARAAVDPSLISHPSCEEEQYLFAAIRKRLELDPDWYTRTAGKIRGVTEETTTGVHRLYQMHKEGRLKFPAINVNDSVTKSKFDNIYGCRESLVDGIKRATDVMIAGKVAVICGYGEVGKGCAQAMRGLQAQVWVTEIDPICALQAAMEGYKVVTMEYACDKADIFVTTTGNINVITHAHMQQMKNNAIVCNIGHFDNEIEVAALRRYTWENIKPQVDHIIFPDGKRIILLAEGRLVNLGCATGHPSYVMSSSFANQVLAQIELWTQPEKYPVGVYILPKHLDEMVARLQLSKLGAMLTELTDEQAAYIGVPKEGPYKSDHYRY